A single genomic interval of Staphylococcus hyicus harbors:
- a CDS encoding NADPH-dependent oxidoreductase: MSEHVYALAKQHHSVRKFKPKTIDREVIRKLIEAGQMASTSSYLQTTSVIGVEDLDKKESLKEVSGQPYVVENGYLLVFVIDYYRHHLISQKRDAQLEGSFESAEGLLVGTVDASLMAQNIALTAEDMGYGIVFLGSLRNDVTRVREILGLPEYTFPLFGMAIGEPADDENGAPKPRLPFEHVFHVDGYETDREQLEAQLEAYDETVSDYYKARTNGERTETWSEQISQFMSSKQRLEMLNWLQMSGFNKK, encoded by the coding sequence ATGTCAGAACATGTTTATGCGTTAGCAAAGCAACATCATTCGGTTCGAAAATTTAAACCAAAAACGATTGACCGTGAAGTGATTCGTAAGCTTATTGAAGCGGGACAAATGGCGTCTACATCGAGCTATCTTCAAACGACTTCTGTGATTGGTGTGGAAGATTTAGACAAGAAAGAATCTTTAAAAGAAGTGTCCGGACAGCCCTATGTAGTTGAAAATGGGTACTTACTCGTTTTTGTCATTGATTACTATCGACATCACTTAATTAGTCAAAAACGTGATGCACAATTAGAAGGTAGTTTTGAATCAGCAGAAGGTTTGCTTGTAGGAACGGTAGATGCCTCATTGATGGCACAAAACATTGCCTTAACCGCAGAGGATATGGGCTATGGCATCGTGTTTTTAGGTTCATTACGTAATGATGTGACGCGTGTGCGTGAAATTTTAGGATTGCCAGAGTATACGTTCCCGCTATTTGGAATGGCCATTGGTGAGCCCGCAGATGATGAAAATGGCGCACCGAAACCGCGATTACCATTTGAACATGTCTTTCATGTTGATGGCTACGAAACAGATCGGGAGCAATTAGAAGCACAACTCGAAGCCTATGATGAGACGGTGTCTGACTATTATAAAGCACGAACAAATGGAGAACGCACAGAAACATGGTCAGAACAAATTTCGCAATTTATGAGTAGTAAACAACGTTTAGAAATGTTGAACTGGTTACAAATGTCAGGATTTAATAAGAAATAA
- a CDS encoding iron chaperone, protein MKTFEAFLETIEKPEHREKLKSVIDQLLTDYPQLTLEIKWNQPMLLLKDNGTFILGFSKAKPHFAVAPEKYTRDYFEEEIKKAGYQTTKMFMKIKWTDEVNFDLIHKMIDKNIEDKQHSTKFWRE, encoded by the coding sequence ATGAAAACATTTGAAGCTTTTTTGGAGACGATTGAAAAACCCGAACATCGTGAAAAATTGAAAAGCGTGATTGATCAATTACTCACTGATTATCCTCAACTCACTTTAGAAATAAAATGGAACCAACCGATGTTACTATTAAAGGACAATGGCACATTTATTTTAGGGTTTAGTAAAGCAAAACCCCATTTTGCCGTTGCACCTGAAAAATATACACGTGATTATTTTGAAGAAGAGATTAAAAAAGCTGGCTATCAAACAACGAAGATGTTCATGAAAATTAAGTGGACTGACGAGGTTAATTTTGACCTTATACACAAAATGATTGATAAAAATATAGAAGACAAACAACATTCGACAAAATTTTGGCGCGAATAA
- the rpsF gene encoding 30S ribosomal protein S6 has translation MRKYEVMYIVRPNIEEDARKAVVERFNGILASEGSEVLETKDWGKRRLAYEIEDFKDGYYYIVRIQSENNVATDEFQRLAKINDDIIRYIVVREDEDK, from the coding sequence ATGAGAAAATATGAAGTAATGTACATCGTGCGTCCAAACATTGAAGAGGATGCAAGAAAAGCAGTTGTTGAACGTTTCAACGGAATTTTAGCTTCTGAAGGCTCTGAGGTATTAGAAACTAAGGACTGGGGTAAACGCCGCTTAGCTTACGAAATCGAAGACTTCAAAGATGGTTACTACTACATCGTACGTATCCAATCTGAAAATAACGTTGCTACTGACGAATTCCAACGTTTAGCAAAAATCAATGATGATATCATTCGTTACATTGTTGTACGTGAAGACGAAGACAAGTAA
- a CDS encoding NAD(P)-dependent oxidoreductase — translation MKVGIIAATGKTGQLILVEALNHHLEVTAIVRHASKVIDNVPILEKDAFALTRDDLTQFDVVVNAFAAPMDATEQHIELGRHLIQALEGTNTRLIVVGGAGSLYTDDSKTKKVLETSMVPEFALPIAKAQNQNLEDIQASSNLKWTFISPSAFYDADGARTGNYRVGQNVVLMNSDGESYVSYPDYAIAVVREIQNADFVNQHITVVSEKA, via the coding sequence ATGAAAGTAGGCATTATTGCAGCTACAGGTAAGACAGGGCAACTCATTTTGGTAGAAGCTTTAAATCATCATTTGGAGGTAACCGCTATCGTACGGCATGCATCTAAAGTGATTGACAATGTGCCCATTTTAGAAAAAGATGCATTTGCATTAACGCGTGATGATTTGACGCAATTTGATGTGGTCGTCAATGCATTTGCTGCGCCGATGGATGCTACTGAGCAACATATTGAATTAGGTCGTCATTTAATTCAAGCGTTAGAAGGGACGAATACACGCCTCATCGTTGTCGGCGGCGCAGGTAGTTTGTATACAGATGACTCGAAAACGAAAAAAGTCCTCGAAACGTCAATGGTTCCAGAATTTGCCTTACCCATCGCCAAAGCACAAAATCAAAATTTAGAAGATATTCAAGCGTCTTCTAATTTAAAATGGACATTTATCAGTCCTTCAGCTTTTTATGATGCTGACGGTGCCCGTACCGGTAACTACCGAGTCGGACAAAATGTGGTATTAATGAATTCCGACGGTGAAAGCTATGTTAGTTATCCAGATTATGCTATTGCCGTTGTGAGAGAAATTCAAAATGCAGACTTCGTTAATCAGCATATTACAGTTGTAAGTGAAAAAGCATAA
- the chrA gene encoding chromate efflux transporter, producing MQGYIQLFFIALRLGCTSFGGPTAHLGYFYDEYVKRRQWLTESQYTQLVALCQFLPGPASSQVGFGVGVAKAGVIGGIISFIGFTLPSVLILFICARFLNSSGMDMDWVNGLKVVAVAVVLNAILGMAQKLLPDMKTKLFALVTLVITLLVAHPAAQVAALMLVGLAGWVVFKNERIEPTHIRLFHIHRVVGLSALVLFFSLLLLLPILNAMSQSIWIAMIDHFYRAGALVFGGGHVVLPLLEGAFVGGHMMRADDFITGYALAQAVPGPLFTFAAYIGAVMSGWKGAIIATLAIFLPAFLLLVGVLPFWEHVQHNAHMRKILKGVSAGVVGILVAAFYDPILTSAVHTRIDFVFAAILFVLLAYCKVPSWAIVVLGIIGGVILY from the coding sequence ATGCAAGGTTACATACAATTATTTTTCATTGCTTTAAGGTTAGGGTGTACGTCTTTTGGAGGACCTACAGCACATTTAGGTTATTTTTATGATGAGTATGTGAAACGTCGCCAATGGCTCACAGAATCGCAATATACGCAGTTGGTCGCTTTATGTCAATTTTTACCAGGCCCAGCGAGTAGTCAAGTTGGCTTTGGTGTAGGTGTCGCGAAAGCGGGTGTTATAGGAGGCATCATTTCTTTTATAGGTTTTACACTGCCTTCAGTCTTAATATTATTTATATGTGCACGTTTTCTTAATAGTTCAGGAATGGATATGGATTGGGTCAACGGGCTTAAAGTTGTTGCGGTTGCCGTTGTGTTAAATGCGATATTAGGTATGGCACAAAAACTTCTACCTGATATGAAAACGAAATTGTTTGCTTTAGTGACACTCGTCATAACATTGCTTGTGGCACATCCGGCCGCACAAGTTGCCGCACTCATGCTCGTTGGACTTGCGGGGTGGGTGGTGTTTAAAAATGAACGCATTGAACCGACGCACATACGCCTGTTTCACATTCATCGTGTTGTTGGACTAAGTGCACTCGTATTATTTTTTAGTCTTTTATTATTATTGCCAATATTGAATGCAATGTCACAATCAATTTGGATCGCGATGATTGATCATTTTTATCGTGCAGGGGCACTTGTGTTTGGCGGAGGTCATGTCGTTTTACCTTTATTAGAAGGCGCGTTTGTAGGCGGGCATATGATGCGTGCAGATGACTTTATTACTGGCTATGCTTTAGCACAAGCCGTTCCTGGACCATTGTTTACGTTCGCAGCGTATATAGGAGCTGTCATGTCAGGTTGGAAGGGGGCCATTATCGCGACGCTCGCAATTTTTCTGCCGGCCTTTTTATTGCTAGTCGGTGTATTACCATTTTGGGAACATGTTCAACATAACGCCCATATGCGTAAAATACTTAAAGGCGTAAGTGCGGGCGTGGTAGGTATATTGGTTGCTGCATTTTATGATCCGATACTTACGTCTGCTGTCCATACACGCATAGACTTTGTGTTTGCGGCCATTTTATTTGTGCTATTAGCTTATTGTAAAGTGCCATCATGGGCGATTGTCGTTTTAGGAATTATCGGGGGTGTGATATTGTACTAG
- a CDS encoding CPBP family intramembrane glutamic endopeptidase, whose product MAWRDKVIATLKRWFKIAPRETIESESAARPITRRERIAGVGVGLMLLIGFFSINTDVLSLFNVLVGMIAFLIAAILWKTAHLKLFKFKSIKTSHLLLAIGVFILIALIDQLLFLLLGSGETSNDQAIDQAIQMRSTIWLVILGTFIGPFIEEVVYRGMGLKYMFRGLPIVGVIILSTFFTYTHGPSNVIEFLIYFQSAVLYSLVYLKTKRIELPLLMHVVNNAFTFIPLLFQ is encoded by the coding sequence ATGGCATGGAGAGACAAAGTGATAGCTACATTGAAACGATGGTTTAAAATTGCACCACGGGAAACGATTGAAAGTGAAAGCGCCGCACGTCCTATTACGCGTCGAGAAAGAATTGCAGGAGTTGGAGTGGGTTTAATGCTTCTCATTGGCTTTTTTAGCATTAATACCGATGTGCTGTCGCTATTTAATGTACTTGTGGGGATGATTGCTTTTCTCATTGCAGCGATTTTGTGGAAAACTGCGCATTTAAAATTATTCAAATTCAAAAGCATAAAAACATCACATCTTTTACTTGCAATTGGTGTCTTTATACTTATTGCACTTATTGATCAATTGCTATTTTTATTATTAGGATCTGGAGAAACGTCGAATGACCAAGCGATTGATCAAGCTATCCAAATGCGTTCAACAATTTGGTTGGTTATTTTAGGGACGTTTATAGGACCATTTATCGAAGAAGTGGTATATCGAGGAATGGGGCTTAAATATATGTTTAGGGGCTTACCAATAGTAGGTGTCATCATTTTATCAACCTTCTTTACATACACGCATGGGCCATCAAATGTAATCGAGTTCTTAATTTATTTTCAATCTGCTGTATTATATAGCTTGGTTTATTTAAAAACGAAGCGTATAGAGTTACCTCTACTGATGCACGTCGTTAACAATGCATTCACATTTATCCCTTTATTATTTCAATAA
- the rpsR gene encoding 30S ribosomal protein S18 — protein sequence MAGGPRRGGRRRKKVCYFTANGITHIDYKDTELLKRFISERGKILPRRVTGTSAKYQRQLTTAIKRARHMALLPFVKDEA from the coding sequence ATGGCAGGTGGACCAAGAAGAGGTGGTCGTCGTCGTAAAAAAGTTTGTTACTTCACAGCAAACGGTATTACACACATCGACTACAAAGACACTGAATTATTAAAACGTTTCATCTCAGAACGCGGTAAAATTTTACCACGTCGTGTGACTGGAACTTCAGCTAAATACCAACGTCAATTAACGACTGCAATTAAACGTGCACGTCATATGGCGTTATTACCATTCGTTAAAGACGAAGCGTAA
- the ahpC gene encoding alkyl hydroperoxide reductase subunit C, with product MSLIGKQIEEFSAQAYNAKTDEFVEVSHEDLKGNWSVVVFYPADFSFVCPTELQDVQNHYAKLQELGVNVYSVSTDTHFVHKAWHDHSDAISTLQYVMIGDPSQAITRNFDVLDENTGLAQRGTFIVDPDGVVQAAEINADGIGRDASTLVHKIKAAQYVRQNPGEVCPAKWEEGNDTLTPGLDLVGKI from the coding sequence ATGTCTTTAATCGGTAAACAAATTGAAGAATTTTCAGCACAAGCGTACAACGCAAAAACAGACGAATTCGTTGAGGTATCTCACGAAGATTTAAAAGGGAACTGGAGTGTAGTTGTATTCTACCCAGCTGACTTCTCATTCGTATGTCCAACAGAATTACAAGACGTTCAAAATCACTACGCAAAATTACAAGAGCTTGGCGTAAATGTTTACTCTGTTTCAACTGATACACATTTCGTACACAAAGCTTGGCATGATCATTCAGATGCGATCAGCACATTACAATACGTAATGATTGGTGACCCATCTCAAGCCATCACTCGTAACTTTGACGTTTTAGATGAAAACACTGGTCTTGCACAACGTGGTACATTCATCGTTGACCCTGACGGTGTTGTTCAAGCAGCTGAAATCAATGCTGACGGTATCGGCCGTGACGCAAGCACTTTAGTTCACAAAATTAAAGCTGCGCAATACGTTCGTCAAAACCCAGGTGAAGTTTGTCCTGCAAAATGGGAAGAAGGTAACGACACATTAACACCAGGTTTAGACTTAGTAGGTAAAATCTAA
- the bioB gene encoding biotin synthase BioB, whose amino-acid sequence MNLAMRILQGEPLTKSEAYDIFVDQSFDTMDVVHEAYQLRKHYYGHKVKLNMILNAKSGICPEDCGYCGQSREMKEKQRYALIPENQITEGAKVAAENEIGTYCIVMSGRGPSDKEVDHITKSVERIKSEHPQLKICACLGLTNEKQAAQLKAAGVDRYNHNLNTSENYHDEVVTTHSYQDRVDTIETMKAHNISPCSGVICGMGETNQDIVDMAFALRDIDADSIPVNFLHPIKGTKFGEMDELTPIRCLRILALFRLVNPTKEIRIAGGREVNLRSLQSTALMVANSIFVGDYLITGGQPNQLDYDMIKDMGYEIDYNHDAVKPVKTV is encoded by the coding sequence ATGAATTTAGCAATGCGCATTTTGCAAGGTGAGCCATTAACCAAAAGTGAGGCTTATGACATTTTTGTAGATCAGTCGTTCGACACGATGGATGTCGTACATGAAGCATATCAACTAAGAAAACATTATTATGGGCATAAAGTAAAACTGAATATGATTTTAAATGCTAAAAGTGGGATTTGTCCTGAAGATTGTGGCTACTGTGGACAATCACGTGAAATGAAAGAAAAACAACGCTATGCTTTAATTCCAGAGAACCAAATTACAGAAGGGGCTAAAGTCGCAGCGGAGAATGAAATTGGTACATACTGTATTGTGATGAGTGGTAGAGGGCCGAGTGATAAAGAAGTGGATCACATTACGAAGTCGGTTGAACGTATTAAATCTGAACATCCGCAATTAAAAATTTGTGCATGTCTAGGGTTAACGAATGAGAAACAAGCAGCGCAATTGAAGGCGGCTGGTGTGGACCGTTATAATCATAACTTAAATACGAGTGAAAACTATCATGATGAAGTCGTTACAACGCATTCGTATCAAGACCGTGTCGATACGATTGAGACGATGAAAGCACACAATATTTCTCCTTGCTCGGGCGTTATTTGTGGTATGGGGGAAACAAATCAAGATATTGTGGATATGGCGTTTGCTTTAAGAGACATTGATGCAGACAGTATCCCAGTCAACTTTTTACATCCTATTAAAGGGACAAAATTTGGAGAAATGGATGAGTTAACACCGATACGTTGTTTACGTATTTTGGCCTTATTTAGATTAGTTAATCCGACAAAAGAAATTCGTATTGCGGGTGGTCGTGAAGTCAATTTACGTTCATTACAATCTACCGCATTAATGGTAGCGAATTCTATCTTTGTAGGTGATTATTTAATTACAGGTGGTCAACCAAACCAACTGGATTACGATATGATTAAAGATATGGGTTATGAGATTGATTACAACCATGATGCCGTAAAACCTGTGAAAACAGTATAA
- a CDS encoding PadR family transcriptional regulator: MKSKLERRMFLGFIYIHILHHALEAPIYGSWMIEELREHGYDMSAGTLYPILHRMEDEGLLETEKVIVNAHQRIHYQCTPFGAQMLQKSKRKLSELLNEI, from the coding sequence TTGAAAAGCAAACTAGAGCGCCGTATGTTTTTAGGGTTTATTTACATTCATATATTACATCATGCTTTAGAGGCACCTATTTATGGAAGTTGGATGATAGAAGAGTTACGTGAACATGGTTATGACATGAGTGCGGGTACTTTATATCCAATTTTGCATCGCATGGAAGACGAAGGGTTACTTGAAACTGAAAAAGTGATTGTCAATGCTCATCAGCGTATTCATTATCAATGTACGCCTTTTGGAGCGCAAATGCTTCAAAAGAGTAAACGTAAATTATCAGAGTTATTAAATGAGATTTAG
- a CDS encoding 2-keto-4-pentenoate hydratase yields the protein MTHHTKSLAKQLHQAYLNHEPIPFLNPEAAVDETLGYAVQQELIQQIQSATGSTIAGYKVSMTSKETQAYAHTHEPAYGTLLSHVIKASNTTVNIHDLFSPLIEPELVFEITEDLSNHPTVEEVLSKSKIAPAIEVPDARYIDWFPHFTLGDLLADNTATGLVIVGETIDAPDYDTLGQIDMTLSHNDTQLAKGQSSAVLGHPVKAIQWLAGKLATHGKSLKAGHIVSSGTFITPIRAEVGSYNVDYDHIGSVSVTFK from the coding sequence ATGACGCATCACACAAAATCTTTAGCCAAACAACTCCATCAAGCATATTTAAACCATGAACCCATCCCTTTTTTAAACCCTGAGGCTGCGGTAGATGAAACGTTAGGGTATGCGGTACAACAAGAACTCATTCAACAGATTCAATCTGCGACAGGATCAACGATTGCGGGGTACAAAGTGAGTATGACGAGTAAAGAAACACAAGCCTATGCCCACACGCACGAACCAGCATATGGGACATTATTAAGTCATGTCATTAAGGCTTCAAATACGACGGTGAACATACATGATTTATTTTCACCTTTAATCGAACCTGAATTGGTGTTTGAGATTACTGAAGATTTATCCAACCATCCTACTGTTGAAGAAGTACTATCAAAATCTAAAATTGCACCAGCGATTGAAGTGCCAGATGCACGCTATATCGATTGGTTTCCTCATTTTACGTTAGGCGACTTGTTGGCTGACAATACGGCTACAGGTCTTGTCATTGTTGGAGAGACCATCGATGCACCGGATTATGACACCCTTGGACAAATTGATATGACACTTAGCCACAACGATACCCAACTTGCCAAGGGGCAGTCATCTGCCGTTTTAGGCCATCCGGTAAAAGCCATACAATGGTTAGCTGGAAAATTAGCTACACATGGTAAATCATTAAAAGCCGGCCACATTGTATCTTCAGGGACATTTATCACGCCAATTCGAGCTGAAGTCGGTTCCTATAATGTAGATTACGATCATATTGGCAGTGTTAGCGTCACATTTAAATAA
- the ahpF gene encoding alkyl hydroperoxide reductase subunit F has translation MLNQELKQQLTQLLDLMEGDVVFKLSAGTDEHSQKLSDLVNEVADMSSHITVEKADLKRTPSFSINRPNEESGITFSGVPLGHEFNSFVLALLQVSGRAPKESQSVIDQIKAIDKPLNFETFVSLTCQKCPDVVQALNLMSVLNPNITHTMIDGAVFKKEAEDIMAVPATFLNGESFGNGRMTVSDILNELGEGPDASEFEGKETFDVLVIGGGPASASAAIYAARKGLKTGIVADRIGGQVNDTADIENLIGVKKTTGPELSSNLEQHISDYKVDIMKGVRADKIQKTDEGTDVTLNNGATLKTKSLIIATGARWRQLGVPGESEFANKGVAYCPHCDGPLFEGKDVAVVGGGNSGVEAAIDLAGICKHVTLFEFGEEMRADSVLQERLRSLPNTTVITNAATSEITGTDRVNGITYTDRATDESKHVELDGVFVQIGLSPNTEWVGDAVQRNRMGEIEVDRLNQTSVPGIFAAGDCTDQRYKQIIISMGSGASAALSAFDYLIRN, from the coding sequence ATGTTAAACCAAGAGTTAAAGCAACAACTTACACAGCTCCTTGATTTAATGGAAGGTGACGTGGTGTTCAAATTAAGTGCTGGCACTGATGAACATTCACAAAAATTAAGCGACTTAGTAAACGAAGTTGCAGACATGTCATCTCACATTACTGTTGAAAAAGCTGATTTAAAACGCACACCAAGTTTTAGTATTAACCGACCAAATGAGGAATCAGGTATCACTTTTTCAGGAGTTCCTTTAGGTCACGAGTTTAATTCATTTGTGCTCGCTTTACTACAAGTCAGTGGTCGCGCACCAAAAGAATCACAATCTGTGATCGATCAAATCAAAGCAATAGACAAACCATTAAATTTTGAAACGTTTGTCAGCTTGACATGTCAAAAATGTCCTGATGTCGTTCAAGCATTAAACTTAATGTCAGTCCTCAATCCAAATATTACACATACGATGATTGACGGCGCCGTATTCAAAAAAGAAGCTGAAGACATCATGGCTGTGCCTGCCACCTTCTTAAATGGGGAATCATTTGGTAATGGCCGTATGACCGTTTCAGATATTTTAAACGAATTAGGCGAAGGTCCTGATGCGTCTGAATTTGAAGGCAAAGAAACATTCGACGTTCTTGTCATCGGTGGCGGTCCTGCAAGCGCAAGTGCAGCGATTTATGCTGCCCGTAAAGGTTTAAAAACAGGTATTGTCGCTGACCGTATTGGTGGTCAGGTGAATGATACGGCTGATATCGAAAACTTAATCGGCGTGAAAAAGACAACTGGTCCTGAACTATCATCAAACCTTGAACAACACATTTCAGACTACAAAGTAGACATCATGAAAGGTGTTCGTGCTGATAAGATTCAAAAAACGGACGAAGGCACAGACGTTACGTTAAATAACGGTGCAACGTTAAAAACAAAATCATTAATCATCGCTACAGGCGCGCGTTGGCGTCAACTTGGCGTACCTGGTGAAAGCGAATTTGCCAACAAAGGTGTCGCATACTGCCCACACTGTGATGGCCCATTATTTGAAGGTAAGGATGTCGCTGTTGTCGGTGGTGGTAACTCTGGGGTAGAAGCTGCCATTGACCTTGCAGGTATTTGTAAACACGTGACATTGTTTGAATTCGGTGAAGAAATGCGTGCAGACTCTGTTTTACAAGAACGTCTTCGCTCATTACCGAACACGACAGTAATCACTAATGCTGCAACTTCTGAAATTACAGGTACAGATCGTGTTAATGGGATTACGTATACAGATCGTGCAACTGACGAATCTAAACACGTTGAATTAGATGGTGTGTTTGTTCAAATCGGTTTATCCCCAAATACAGAGTGGGTTGGCGATGCCGTTCAACGCAACCGTATGGGTGAAATCGAAGTAGACAGATTGAATCAAACAAGCGTCCCTGGCATTTTCGCAGCGGGAGACTGTACAGATCAACGCTACAAACAAATTATTATTTCAATGGGATCTGGTGCAAGCGCAGCATTATCTGCATTTGATTACCTCATCCGTAATTAA
- the ssb gene encoding single-stranded DNA-binding protein, producing the protein MLNRVVLVGRLTKDPEYRTTPSGVGVATFTLAVNRTFTNNQGEREADFINCVVFRKQAENVSNFLFKGSLAGVDGRLQSRSYENQEGRRVYVTEVVCDSVQFLEPKSQNQRHSNNQGNDFQSYGQSFGGQQQGQNSSYQNNNNHSSNNDNPFANANGPIDISDDDLPF; encoded by the coding sequence ATGCTTAACAGAGTTGTATTAGTTGGTCGATTAACAAAAGATCCAGAATACAGAACGACGCCCTCAGGTGTAGGTGTTGCGACTTTTACTTTAGCGGTAAATCGTACATTTACAAATAACCAAGGGGAACGTGAAGCAGACTTTATTAACTGTGTTGTTTTTAGAAAGCAAGCAGAAAACGTGAGCAATTTCTTGTTCAAAGGTAGTCTCGCTGGCGTTGATGGTCGCTTACAATCACGCAGTTACGAAAATCAAGAAGGCCGACGTGTCTATGTGACAGAAGTTGTGTGTGACAGTGTTCAATTCCTTGAACCTAAATCACAAAACCAACGTCATTCGAATAACCAAGGCAATGACTTCCAAAGTTATGGCCAAAGTTTCGGTGGACAACAACAAGGTCAAAATTCATCATATCAAAACAACAACAATCATTCATCGAACAATGATAACCCATTTGCAAATGCAAATGGTCCTATCGATATTAGTGATGATGATTTACCATTTTAA
- a CDS encoding DUF1002 domain-containing protein has translation MYKKLLVSGFVITLLTTGTMYQAEAANQYKPKEDIFIQGADLNQKQLNETKDILGVDHNVTTYKVDHNDVIRYTGTEYDFIHSSAYIKPKMFGRGVSVEIETPKHITRITREQYMNAAITAGIQDATIKIAAIDQVTGEGALTGIYKAYESQGHTLNQKDIQNAHQEMNDLANISESNAKKEGYSDEALNQAIADMKGQIAEAKQNNQQINHTTINHIVNQTIHKNNLYQVLSDNDVAVIQNLMMNVAKSDVINQDPKAYEKQANALKNDIQKHASDKIEALKNLNTEEARNFFQQIWDAIVEFFTRIYHWLMSFL, from the coding sequence ATGTATAAGAAATTGCTTGTCAGTGGTTTTGTTATCACATTATTAACGACAGGGACAATGTATCAAGCAGAGGCTGCTAATCAATATAAACCTAAAGAAGATATTTTTATTCAAGGGGCCGACTTAAATCAAAAACAATTGAATGAAACGAAAGACATTCTTGGTGTAGACCATAACGTAACGACATATAAAGTTGACCATAATGACGTGATTCGCTATACAGGTACAGAATATGATTTTATTCATTCGAGTGCGTATATTAAGCCTAAAATGTTTGGTAGAGGGGTATCCGTTGAAATAGAAACACCAAAGCATATTACCCGCATTACACGTGAACAATACATGAATGCGGCGATAACAGCGGGAATTCAAGATGCGACGATTAAAATAGCGGCCATCGATCAAGTGACTGGTGAAGGGGCACTCACGGGCATTTATAAAGCTTATGAATCACAAGGGCACACGTTAAATCAAAAAGACATTCAAAACGCGCACCAAGAAATGAATGATTTAGCTAATATTAGTGAGTCAAATGCGAAAAAAGAAGGCTATTCAGATGAAGCATTAAATCAAGCGATTGCAGACATGAAAGGACAAATTGCTGAAGCGAAACAAAATAATCAACAAATCAATCACACTACGATTAATCACATTGTAAATCAAACAATTCATAAAAATAATTTATATCAAGTGTTGAGTGACAATGATGTGGCAGTCATCCAAAATTTAATGATGAATGTGGCAAAATCAGATGTCATTAATCAAGACCCTAAAGCTTATGAAAAACAAGCAAACGCACTTAAAAATGATATTCAAAAACATGCAAGTGATAAAATCGAAGCGTTGAAAAATCTTAATACTGAAGAAGCACGAAATTTCTTTCAGCAAATCTGGGATGCGATTGTTGAGTTCTTTACACGCATTTATCATTGGTTAATGTCATTTTTATAA